Proteins encoded within one genomic window of Acidimicrobiales bacterium:
- a CDS encoding DUF1353 domain-containing protein yields the protein MPFYALDGDAPAEVVLEQLDATRFRVVDPFRYVELDPAGHQLAEYVVPDPRWADETTDLASVPGILLWVVPRYGRHTLPAILHDQLIHHDLKDQPERADRIFRDAMGEQGVALVMRWIMWAAVSTRTVWAARKWIIGLLVVWFAFWAAVAFRVTPPFAAWHEPPFTWLVHVPLLVAVGIAVVGPLVLGALWPRRYLVGVISGYAAFLFAVPIVAICLALGVYRSLERALEPFDTAKRPPADKPPAPPPVSTDVVDHTTAPAPGTPEAGR from the coding sequence ATGCCGTTCTACGCACTCGATGGTGACGCCCCTGCCGAAGTGGTTCTCGAACAGCTCGACGCGACGCGCTTCCGGGTGGTCGACCCGTTCCGCTACGTGGAGCTCGACCCCGCCGGACACCAGCTCGCCGAGTACGTGGTGCCCGACCCGCGGTGGGCCGACGAGACCACCGACTTGGCGTCGGTGCCCGGGATCTTGCTGTGGGTCGTGCCGCGCTACGGCCGCCACACGCTGCCGGCGATCCTGCACGACCAGCTGATCCATCACGACCTGAAGGACCAGCCCGAGCGCGCCGATCGGATCTTCCGCGACGCGATGGGCGAGCAAGGCGTGGCGCTGGTGATGCGCTGGATCATGTGGGCAGCGGTCAGCACCCGCACGGTTTGGGCAGCGCGCAAGTGGATCATCGGTTTGCTGGTCGTGTGGTTCGCGTTCTGGGCGGCTGTGGCGTTCCGGGTCACGCCGCCGTTCGCCGCCTGGCACGAGCCGCCGTTCACCTGGCTGGTGCACGTGCCGTTGCTCGTCGCCGTCGGTATCGCCGTGGTCGGCCCGCTCGTGCTCGGTGCGCTGTGGCCCCGGCGCTACCTGGTCGGCGTCATCAGCGGGTACGCGGCCTTCTTGTTCGCGGTGCCGATCGTTGCCATCTGCCTCGCCTTGGGCGTGTACCGCTCGCTCGAGCGCGCCCTCGAGCCCTTCGACACCGCGAAGCGCCCACCGGCCGACAAGCCGCCCGCCCCGCCACCGGTCAGCACCGACGTGGTCGACCACACGACCGCCCCCGCGCCAGGTACACCCGAGGCTGGGCGGTAA
- a CDS encoding TIGR03086 family metal-binding protein, whose protein sequence is MLDLTPATTRMAALLDAIDTGQFSAPTPCPAADVGYLVDHVRSLSVVFAAAARKDREALAGPPPMPDQGNLGDDWREQSLTALGALAQAWSEPGAWEGLTLIAGLDLPGEVAGLIALDELVVHGWDLAVSLGLPYEPLPAHVEAAAAMVVGFEAPRDGQLFGPIVDVPDTASPFAKLLGLTGRDPAWSPPG, encoded by the coding sequence ATGCTCGATCTCACCCCCGCCACCACCCGCATGGCCGCCCTGCTCGACGCCATCGACACGGGCCAGTTCTCGGCGCCCACGCCGTGCCCGGCGGCGGACGTCGGCTATCTCGTCGACCATGTGCGCTCGTTGAGCGTGGTGTTCGCAGCGGCCGCCCGCAAGGACCGCGAAGCGCTCGCCGGCCCACCCCCGATGCCCGACCAGGGGAACCTCGGCGACGACTGGCGCGAGCAGTCGCTCACTGCGCTCGGCGCGCTGGCGCAAGCCTGGAGCGAGCCGGGCGCTTGGGAAGGACTCACCTTGATCGCCGGGCTCGACCTCCCCGGCGAGGTGGCCGGCCTGATCGCGCTCGACGAGCTCGTCGTACACGGCTGGGACCTCGCCGTGTCGCTCGGCCTGCCGTACGAGCCGCTGCCCGCCCACGTCGAGGCAGCCGCGGCCATGGTGGTCGGCTTTGAGGCCCCACGCGACGGCCAACTGTTCGGACCCATCGTCGACGTGCCCGACACCGCGTCGCCGTTCGCCAAACTGCTCGGCCTGACCGGCCGCGACCCCGCCTGGTCGCCGCCCGGCTGA
- a CDS encoding amidohydrolase family protein, producing MADQRADLAIRGGTLIDGTGAPGVVADVGVTDGRIVALGDTVRGDVELDASGHVVAPGFIDIHTHYDAQVFWDPALTPSAFHGVTTVVAGNCGFSIAPVTADGVELVAHTLQHVEDMSFDTLRAGVPWDRFETFADYLDAVEGVGVGLNFGCYVGHTAVRLFVMGDDAYERPATDAELARMAAVVDDAMAAGAMGFASSASPTHNGDRGRPVPSRVGDLTELRALLEPLRQRGKGVVALLPGGVFSNAEVFDLQRQVGRPFTWTALLTLAGIPYHEKVVAEHDQAWDTGVEVWPQVSCRPLTFQINLREPFTLNTRPAFQALMAGTDEQRIAAYRDPAWRERAWAETGPGSRVAGLPPLNWHDMFVAECASRPELEGRRVEELASERGVTPLDALLDVALADDLDARFTVVFANNDPDAIAWLLPRDHVLLGLADSGAHLSQLCDACFATDLLGNWVRERAVMPLERAIHKLTGEPASVYGLADRGEVAVGKAADLAVFEPGTVDPGPVRRVRDLPADGDRLTYDSPAGMRHVLVNGTAIRRDGEQLPLPDQSRPGVVLR from the coding sequence AGCGCCCGGCGTGGTGGCCGACGTGGGTGTGACCGACGGCCGCATCGTGGCGCTCGGCGACACCGTCCGAGGCGATGTCGAGCTCGACGCCTCCGGCCACGTCGTGGCGCCGGGCTTCATCGACATCCACACGCACTACGACGCGCAGGTCTTTTGGGATCCGGCGCTCACGCCTTCGGCCTTCCACGGCGTCACCACCGTGGTCGCCGGCAACTGCGGGTTCTCGATCGCGCCGGTCACCGCCGACGGCGTCGAGTTGGTCGCCCACACGCTCCAACACGTCGAGGACATGAGCTTCGACACCCTCCGCGCCGGGGTCCCGTGGGACCGCTTCGAGACGTTCGCCGACTACCTCGACGCGGTCGAAGGGGTGGGTGTCGGCCTGAACTTCGGCTGCTATGTGGGCCACACCGCCGTGCGGTTGTTCGTGATGGGCGACGACGCGTACGAGCGGCCGGCAACCGACGCCGAGCTGGCCCGCATGGCCGCGGTGGTCGACGACGCGATGGCCGCCGGCGCCATGGGGTTCGCGTCGAGCGCGTCGCCCACCCACAACGGCGACCGGGGGCGACCGGTGCCGTCCCGTGTCGGCGACCTGACCGAGCTGCGCGCCCTGCTCGAACCGCTGCGGCAGCGCGGGAAGGGCGTGGTCGCGCTGTTGCCGGGTGGGGTGTTCTCCAACGCCGAGGTGTTCGACCTGCAGCGCCAGGTCGGGCGTCCGTTCACCTGGACCGCGCTGCTCACGCTCGCCGGCATCCCCTACCACGAGAAGGTGGTGGCCGAGCACGATCAGGCGTGGGACACCGGTGTCGAGGTGTGGCCGCAGGTGTCGTGCCGGCCGCTCACGTTCCAGATCAACCTGCGCGAACCGTTCACGCTCAACACCCGGCCGGCCTTCCAGGCGTTGATGGCCGGTACCGACGAGCAGCGCATCGCGGCTTACCGCGACCCCGCGTGGCGCGAGCGGGCGTGGGCCGAGACCGGTCCGGGCTCGCGGGTTGCCGGGCTGCCGCCGCTCAACTGGCACGACATGTTCGTGGCCGAGTGCGCCAGTCGCCCCGAGCTGGAGGGCCGCCGCGTGGAGGAATTGGCCTCCGAGCGAGGCGTCACGCCGCTCGACGCACTGCTCGACGTGGCGTTGGCCGACGACCTCGACGCCCGGTTCACCGTCGTGTTCGCCAACAACGACCCCGACGCGATCGCCTGGCTGCTCCCACGCGACCACGTCCTGCTCGGTCTCGCCGACTCGGGTGCGCACCTCAGCCAGCTGTGCGACGCGTGTTTCGCCACCGACTTGCTCGGCAACTGGGTGCGCGAGCGCGCGGTGATGCCGCTCGAGCGCGCCATCCACAAGCTCACCGGCGAGCCCGCCAGCGTGTACGGCCTCGCCGACCGCGGCGAGGTGGCGGTGGGCAAAGCGGCCGACCTCGCCGTGTTCGAGCCCGGCACCGTCGATCCGGGCCCGGTGCGCCGCGTACGTGACCTCCCGGCTGACGGTGACCGCCTCACGTACGACTCCCCCGCCGGCATGCGCCACGTGCTGGTCAACGGCACCGCCATCCGGCGCGACGGCGAGCAGCTCCCTCTCCCCGATCAGTCCCGCCCCGGCGTGGTCCTGCGGTAG